A window of the Gordonia humi genome harbors these coding sequences:
- a CDS encoding asparagine synthetase B family protein, which yields MARFTVTGGVPSLISGPGAADGPYRAGGLVAVGEATVFDRTAVRRALSCDLPDDVTDVELLLQAYVERGSAGIADVEGMFALAIVDGDDLVLVRDHVGSRTLFYARTVSGWAASTSIRDLARQPGCDDGLNVRAVRSFLTFAYLPGAETFFRGVTEALPGRVLRLRADGTSIEEVFWEPAEVDDPRDAHQHARELRRLLERAVARRLPDGEPVGVLLSGGVDSSLVTALAATLHENPVTAYSISFDTDTPNELGYAGMVAAHCGVGHHVLTVPGQALADRMAETVALLDCPVGDPLTVPNLMLAEAAAAQGHSVILNGEGGDPVFGGPKNLPMLIFELFRHEPGTRARAQAYLQSYRKCLDDLPVLLTVDALADLEQTAPSTEVLVPYLQQGAMTSLLNQLLHTNLRTKGAHHILTKVERLTAASGVEGRAPLFDRDMIDYAFRVPPAQKLYGTSEKWILKQAVRDALPATIVDRPKSGMRVPVQQWLDGPLRDLTHDVLGSRAALDRGLLNPETVRAWLRKDGALLPRQGGKLWLVLTLELWLQSFEVGR from the coding sequence ATGGCGCGATTCACCGTGACGGGCGGAGTCCCGTCTCTCATCTCCGGACCGGGGGCGGCCGACGGGCCGTACCGCGCAGGCGGACTCGTCGCAGTCGGCGAGGCGACCGTGTTCGATCGGACCGCCGTTCGGCGCGCGCTGTCGTGCGATCTCCCGGACGACGTCACCGACGTCGAGCTCCTGCTGCAGGCGTACGTCGAACGCGGGTCGGCGGGTATCGCCGATGTCGAGGGCATGTTCGCGCTGGCGATCGTCGACGGCGACGATCTCGTGCTGGTCCGCGACCACGTCGGATCCCGGACCCTGTTCTATGCGCGCACGGTGAGCGGGTGGGCGGCGTCGACGTCGATCCGGGACCTCGCCCGACAACCCGGCTGCGACGACGGGCTCAACGTGCGCGCGGTCCGCTCGTTCCTCACGTTCGCGTATCTGCCGGGAGCCGAGACGTTCTTCCGCGGCGTCACCGAAGCACTTCCCGGACGAGTCCTGCGGCTGCGAGCGGACGGAACGAGCATCGAGGAGGTGTTCTGGGAGCCGGCCGAGGTCGACGATCCGCGCGATGCGCACCAGCACGCACGGGAACTCCGCCGACTGCTGGAGCGGGCCGTCGCACGCCGCCTGCCCGACGGCGAGCCGGTCGGAGTACTGCTGTCCGGAGGGGTCGACTCGAGTCTGGTCACCGCGCTCGCGGCGACCCTGCACGAGAATCCGGTCACCGCGTACTCGATCTCGTTCGACACCGACACCCCCAACGAACTCGGATACGCCGGAATGGTCGCCGCGCACTGCGGCGTCGGCCATCACGTACTGACGGTGCCGGGACAGGCGCTGGCCGACCGCATGGCCGAGACCGTCGCACTGCTCGACTGCCCGGTGGGCGACCCGTTGACCGTCCCCAACTTGATGCTCGCCGAAGCCGCTGCCGCGCAGGGGCATTCGGTGATTCTGAACGGGGAGGGCGGCGATCCGGTGTTCGGCGGTCCCAAGAATCTGCCGATGCTGATCTTCGAGTTGTTCCGCCATGAGCCCGGGACGCGGGCACGAGCGCAGGCGTACCTGCAGAGCTACCGCAAGTGTCTCGACGACCTTCCGGTGCTCCTGACGGTCGACGCGCTCGCCGATCTCGAGCAGACGGCGCCGTCGACCGAGGTCTTGGTTCCGTACCTGCAGCAAGGCGCGATGACGAGTCTGCTCAATCAGCTGCTGCACACGAACCTGCGTACGAAGGGTGCGCACCACATCCTGACCAAGGTGGAACGGTTGACGGCGGCGAGCGGCGTCGAGGGGCGCGCTCCGCTCTTCGACCGCGACATGATCGACTACGCGTTCCGGGTGCCGCCCGCACAGAAGTTGTACGGGACGAGTGAGAAGTGGATCCTCAAGCAGGCGGTGCGCGACGCGTTGCCCGCGACGATCGTCGATCGCCCGAAGAGCGGTATGCGGGTGCCGGTCCAACAGTGGCTCGACGGACCGCTCCGCGATCTGACCCATGACGTCCTGGGCTCGCGCGCGGCACTCGACCGGGGACTGCTGAACCCGGAGACCGTCCGCGCCTGGTTGCGCAAGGACGGTGCGCTGCTTCCCCGCCAGGGTGGGAAGCTGTGGCTGGTGTTGACATTGGAGTTGTGGTTGCAGTCATTCGAGGTGGGTAGATGA